Proteins from a single region of Platichthys flesus chromosome 16, fPlaFle2.1, whole genome shotgun sequence:
- the polr3h gene encoding DNA-directed RNA polymerase III subunit RPC8: MFVLVEMIDTVRIPPWNFQRQLNAAIDEELNKKLANKVVYSVGLCICLFDVIKLDDSYIFPGDGASHTKVHFRYVVFHPFLDEILVGKIKYCSQEGVHVTMGFFDDILIPPESLQQPAKFDEAEQVWLWEYETDEGAHDLYMDQGEEIRFRVTDEIFVDTSPTGPSSAEPECPPQPGEAPPAEEVKKEAPYTLIGTICEPGLGLLSWWNN; the protein is encoded by the exons atGTTCGTGCTGGTGGAGATGATCGACACCGTCAGGATCCCTCCCTGGAACTTCCAGCGACAACTGAACGCGGCCAtcgacgaggagctcaacaagAAACTGGCCAACAAG GTCGTGTACAGCGTCGGTCTCTGCATCTGCTTGTTCGACGTCATCAAGCTGGATGATTCCTACATCTTCCCTGGAGACGGAGCCTCGCACACCAAAG TTCACTTCCGGTACGTGGTTTTTCACCCTTTCCTCGATGAGATCCTGGTCGGCAAGATCAAGTACTGCAGCCAGGAGGGAGTTCATg TGACGATGGGCTTCTTCGATGACATCCTCATTCCACCAGAGTCCCTTCAGCAGCCGGCCAAGTT CGATGAAGCTGAGCAGGTTTGGCTTTGGGAGTACGAGACGGACGAGGGCGCCCACGACCTCTACATGGACCAGGGAGAGGAGATCCGCTTTCGTGTGACGGACGAGATCTTCGTGGACACGTCGCCCACGGGCCCATCGTCAGCGGAGCCGGAGTGCCCGCCTCAACCGGGAGAGGCCCCTCCAGCAGAAGAAGTGAAGAAAGAGGCACCGTACACTCTGATT GGAACCATCTGTGAGCCGGGCCTGGGCCTCCTGTCGTGGTGGAACAATTAG
- the LOC133970701 gene encoding aconitate hydratase, mitochondrial-like, translating into MASYCLTVTRLRLALGTGARRFHVSAAFSAKAKVAMSRFEPGSCINYEKMHENINTVRRRLGRPLTLSEKIVYGHLDDPVGQEIGRGRTYLRLRPDRVAMQDATAQMAMLQFISSGLPRVAVPSTIHCDHLIEAQTGGTEDLQRAKEVNEEVYNFLATSAAKYGVGFWKPGSGIIHQIILENYAYPGVLLIGTDSHTPNGGGLGSICIGVGGADAVDVMAGIPWELKCPNVIGVKLTGSLSGWTSPKDVILKVAGILTVKGGTGAIVEYHGPGVDSISCTGMATICNMGAEIGATTSVFPYNHRMKTYMEKTGRGDIASVSDQFQDDLVPDKGCEYDQVIEINLSELKPHINGPFTPDLAHPVSEIGAIAKKSGWPLEVKVGLIGSCTNSSYEDMGRAASLAKQALDKGLKCKAQFTVTPGSEQIRATIERDGYSKILNDVGGIVLANACGPCIGQWDRKDVKKGEKNTIVTSFNRNFTARNDANPATHAFVTSPEIVTAMALAGTLDFNPETDYLTSPTGEKFKLEPPTGDELPSRDFDPGQDTYQHPPAEGGSVQVDVSPSSNRLQLLEPFEKWHGKDLEELMVLIKVKGKCTTDHISAAGPWLKFRGHLDNISNNMLIGAVNIDNDAVNKIKNQLTGEFGGVPDVARDYKASGVNWVVVGDENYGEGSSREHAALEPRHLGGRAIIVKSFARIHETNLKKQGLLPLTFSDPNDYDKILPNDKISITGLKSLSPGTPLTAVIKHADGSQESISLNHTFNETQIEWFKAGSALNRMKELQ; encoded by the exons ATGGCGTCTTACTGTTTGACTGTCACTAGGCTGCGG TTGGCCCTTGGGACTGGTGCGAGACGGTTTCATGTCTCTGCAGCCTTCAGCGCCAAGGCCAAGGTGGCCATGAGCCGCTTTGAGCCCGGCTCCTGCATTAACTATGAGAAGATGCACGAGAACATCAACACTGTGCGCAGGAG GCTCGGCAGGCCTCTCACTCTGTCGGAGAAGATCGTGTATGGTCACCTGGATGATCCCGTGGGGCAGGAGATTGGCCGTGGACGCACATACCTGCGTCTGCGTCCGGACCGCGTGGCCATGCAGGATGCGACCGCGCAGATGGCCATGCTTCAGTTCATCAGCAGCGGTCTGCCCAGGGTGGCCGTGCCCTCCACCATCCACTGCGATCACCTGATTGAAGCTCAGACCGGAGGGACTGAGGACCTGCAGAGGGCTAAG GAGGTCAACGAGGAGGTGTACAACTTCCTTGCAACTTCTGCAGCCAAGTATGGAGTCGGCTTCTGGAAACCAGGCTCAGGGATCATCCATCAG ATCATCCTGGAGAACTATGCCTATCCCGGAGTGTTGCTGATAGGCACAGACTCCCACACTCCCAACGGCGGTGGCCTGGGGTCCATCTGTATTGGAGTGGGTGGAGCTGATGCCGTGGATGTCATGGCTGGAATCCCCTGGGAGCTCAAGTGCCCAAAT GTGATTGGAGTGAAGCTCACAGGATCCCTCTCCGGCTGGACCTCTCCAAAGGATGTCATTCTGAAGGTGGCTGGAATCCTGACTGTAAAGGGCGGCACTGGAGCCATTGTGGAGTATCATGGTCCTGGAGTGGACTCTATCTCCTGCACTG GAATGGCGACCATCTGTAACATGGGTGCTGAGATTGGAGCCACCACGTCTGTGTTTCCCTACAACCACCGCATGAAGACATACATGGAGAAAACCGGCCGTGGAG ACATCGCCTCTGTGTCTGATCAGTTCCAGGATGACCTGGTCCCAGATAAGGGCTGTGAATACGACCAGGTCATCGAGATTAACCTGAGTGAG TTGAAGCCCCATATCAACGGACCGTTCACCCCTGACCTGGCCCACCCTGTGTCTGAGATCGGGGCCATAGCTAAGAAGAGCGGCTGGCCCCTGGAGGTTAAAGTGG GTCTGATCGGCAGCTGCACAAACTCAAGCTACGAGGACATGGGCAGAGCGGCGTCTTTGGCCAAGCAGGCTCTGGATAAAGGTCTGAAGTGCAAGGCCCAGTTCACCGTCACACCCGGTTCAGAGCAGATCCGCGCCACCATCGAGAGAGATGGATAC TCCAAGATCCTGAATGATGTTGGCGGAATCGTTCTGGCCAACGCTTGTGGACCCTGCATTGGACAGTGGGACAG GAAGGACGtgaaaaaaggagagaagaatACCATCGTCACTTCCTTCAATAGGAACTTCACAGCCAGGAATGATGCTAACCCGGCTACTCACGCTTTTGTCACCTCTCCTGAG ATTGTCACCGCGATGGCCCTCGCTGGAACCCTCGACTTCAACCCAGAGACCGACTACCTGACCAGCCCAACCGGAGAGAAATTCAAGCTGGAACCTCCCACTGGTGACGAGCTCCCATCCAGAGATTTCGACCCGGGACAGGACACCTACCAGCACCCCCCAGCTGAGGGCGGCTCAGTCCAG GTGGACGTGAGCCCCTCTAGTAACCGTCTGCAGCTTCTGGAGCCCTTTGAGAAGTGGCATGGAAAagacctggaggagctgatggtcCTCATCAAG GTGAAAGGAAAGTGCACCACTGACCACATCAGCGCCGCCGGCCCCTGGCTGAAATTCCGTGGTCATCTGGACAACATCTCTAACAATATGCTGATTGGTGCCGTCAACATTGATAACGATGCCGTCAACAAGATCAAGAACCAGCTGACAGGAGAGTTCGGGGGGGTTCCAGATGTGGCCCGGGACTACAAG GCCAGTGGAGTGAACTGGGTGGTGGTTGGAGACGAAAACTACGGTGAAGGGTCGAGCAGGGAGCACGCCGCCCTGGAGCCACGGCACCTGGGAGGACGCGCCATCATCGTCAAGAGCTTCGCCAGAATCCACG aGACCAACCTGAAGAAGCAGGGCCTCCTTCCTCTGACTTTTAGCGACCCCAACGACTACGACAAAATTCTCCCCAACGACAAGATTTCGATCACTGGCCTGAAATCCTTATCCCCCGGAACG CCCCTGACAGCAGTGATCAAGCACGCCGATGGCAGCCAGGAGTCCATCTCACTGAACCACACCTTCAATGAGACGCAGATCGAGTGGTTCAAAGCCGGCTCTGCCCTCAACAGGATGAAGGAGCTCCAGTAG
- the LOC133970748 gene encoding protein Tob2, translated as MHLEVKVALNFIVSYLYNKLPRRRADLFGEELERILVSRFEGHWYPEAPLRGSAFRCIHLGAQRDPVVELAAKRSGLDTEEVRANVPAQLSVWIDPYEVSYQIGEKGAVKVLYLEDPPGLGCDGERAEGGIREGNADAEMEEAKNLGFNPDAQVFVPIGSQASPALMSSHSSSPTPLSAQSCLGLFSYPSSSTPTDPAAHSSNTSTPSPPSGGLPYLAAQQPPSALPAARPQPITFTTASFAATKFGSTKMKKCTGTGSPASSGVVLPPAQRMLSRSPTTISPPELLKHKPLSLSLHSLGGPNPSQLSPNAKEFVYPGSPGPLYFDADSQPMQPHASPFQPPHTVNTHPSFDPFSSPPPPQSVGIISSSGGISYIEKPPFVEGLGGYNLQYPSQSFQPVVLAN; from the coding sequence ATGCATCTAGAAGTGAAGGTCGCCCTCAACTTCATCGTGTCCTACCTGTACAACAAGCTGCCTCGGCGTCGAGCTGACCTGTTTggcgaggagctggagaggataCTGGTGTCTCGTTTTGAGGGACACTGGTACCCAGAAGCCCCTCTTCGGGGTTCTGCCTTCCGCTGCATTCACCTGGGAGCGCAGAGGGACCCTGTGGTGGAGTTGGCCGCCAAGAGAAGTGGACTGGACACAGAGGAGGTGCGTGCAAATGTTCCTGCACAGCTCAGCGTGTGGATTGACCCGTATGAGGTGTCCTACCAGATCGGAGAGAAGGGCGCAGTGAAGGTGCTCTACCTGGAGGATCCTCCCGGCCTCGGCTGTGATGGTGAGAGGGCCGAGGGGGGGATCAGAGAGGGGAACGCAGacgcagagatggaggaggccaAGAATCTGGGCTTCAACCCAGACGCTCAGGTGTTTGTGCCAATTGGAAGTCAGGCGTCTCCTGCCCTGATGTCATCGCACTCCAGCTCTCCCACCCCTCTGTCTGCCCAGTCCTGCCTCGGGCTCTTCAGCTACCCCAGCTCCAGCACACCCACCGACCCGGCTGCCCACTCCTCCAACACCTctaccccctcccctcccagcGGCGGGCTGCCCTACCTCGCCGCTCAGCAGCCGCCCTCCGCTCTGCCCGCTGCCCGCCCTCAACCCATCACCTTCACCACCGCCAGCTTCGCCGCCACTAAATTCGGTTCAACCAAGATGAAGAAGTGCACCGGGACCGGGTCGCCAGCCAGCTCTGGAGTTGTCCTACCACCGGCCCAGAGAATGCTCTCCCGCTCTCCCACCACCATCTCGCCGCCAGAGCTGCTCAAGCACAAGCCGCTGTCTCTCTCCTTGCACTCCCTCGGCGGTCCAAACCCCAGCCAGCTCTCTCCCAACGCCAAAGAATTTGTCTACCCAGGATCCCCGGGCCCGCTTTACTTCGATGCCGACTCCCAGCCCATGCAGCCTCACGCCAGCCCTTTCCAGCCGCCCCACACTGTCAACACCCATCCCTCCTTCGACCCCTtctccagccctcctcctccccagagCGTGggcatcatcagcagcagcggAGGAATCTCTTACATAGAGAAGCCGCCGTTTGTGGAGGGTTTAGGAGGCTACAACCTGCAATATCCCAGCCAGTCCTTCCAGCCTGTGGTGCTGGCCAACTAA
- the tefb gene encoding TEF transcription factor, PAR bZIP family member b isoform X2: MSTNQIFLGDRSDVPDLLKSLADYPFSFPAFDDTEIEKEKLCSTEEVEGDGAESASAGGGSRGGGAGGGGGGGGGGGVSASLTPAIWDKTIPYDGETFHLEYMDLDEFLLENGIPVSLENGLQKTLTSVEGKGKSSAKVAAPAATVVAATPPPAAPPAAAAASAAPAAASASASSPSASRATSTVTSEPEETVTITTLQPAKLEEEEEEEEEEEEEEEEEEEEEDEEGQEEESQFEEAEEKEKKPERSTPSPIDPDALEVDINFQPDPTDLVLSSVPGGELFNPRKHKFSDQELKPQPMIKKAKKVFVPDEHKDDRYWSRRKKNNLAAKRSRDARRLKENQITVRASFLERENAALRQQVAEMRKDCGRCKNILARYEAKYGPL, translated from the exons AAATAGAGAAGGAGAAGCTCTGCTCAACTGAGGAAGTGGAAGGAGACGGGGCAGAGTCAGCCAGTGCTGGTGGAGGTtctcgaggaggaggagctggtggcggcggtggcggaggaggaggaggaggcgtgtCAGCCTCCCTGACCCCTGCCATTTGGGATAAGACCATTCCCTATGATGGGGAGACATTCCACCTGGAGTACATGGACCTGGACGAGTTCCTCCTGGAGAACGGCATCCCCGTCAGCCTGGAGAACGGCCTGCAGAAGACGCTGACCTCCGTGGAGGGCAAAGGCAAATCCAGCGCCAAGGTGGCTGCTCCTGCTGCCACTGTTGTTGCTgctactcctcctcctgctgctcctcctgctgctgctgctgcttctgcagctcctgctgctgcttcagcctcagcATCCTCCCCCTCTGCCTCCAGAGCCACCTCCACTGTCACCTCAGAACCAGAGGAAACGGTGACGATCACCACTTTACAACCAGCTAAactagaggaagaggaggaggaggaagaagaagaggaggaagaggaggaagaggaggaggaagaagaagatgaggaaggaCAAGAAGAGGAATCTCAGTTTGAGGAggcagaagagaaggagaagaaaccaG AGCGCAGCACGCCCTCCCCCATTGACCCAGATGCACTTGAGGTGGACATCAACTTCCAGCCGGACCCCACAGACCTGGTCCTGTCCAGCGTTCCGGGAGGAGAACTGTTCAACCCTCGCAAACACAAGTTCTCAGACCAGGAGCTGAAGCCGCAGCCGATGATCAAGAAGGCCAAGAAGGTGTTTGTTCCTGATGaacacaag gATGATAGGTACTGGTCCAGGAGAAAGAAGAACAACCTGGCGGCGAAGCGCTCCCGTGACGCGCGGCGGCTGAAGGAGAACCAGATCACGGTGCGCGCCTCCTTCCTGGAGCGGGAGAACGCGGCGCTGAGGCAGCAGGTGGCCGAGATGCGGAAGGACTGCGGCCGCTGCAAGAACATCCTGGCCCGGTACGAGGCGAAGTACGGCCCGCTGTAG
- the tefb gene encoding TEF transcription factor, PAR bZIP family member b isoform X1, producing MPGKAAVAVAPQPRANVVRVAPQKSFPFVLKKIMDIPPPNILEEGDDEIEKEKLCSTEEVEGDGAESASAGGGSRGGGAGGGGGGGGGGGVSASLTPAIWDKTIPYDGETFHLEYMDLDEFLLENGIPVSLENGLQKTLTSVEGKGKSSAKVAAPAATVVAATPPPAAPPAAAAASAAPAAASASASSPSASRATSTVTSEPEETVTITTLQPAKLEEEEEEEEEEEEEEEEEEEEEDEEGQEEESQFEEAEEKEKKPERSTPSPIDPDALEVDINFQPDPTDLVLSSVPGGELFNPRKHKFSDQELKPQPMIKKAKKVFVPDEHKDDRYWSRRKKNNLAAKRSRDARRLKENQITVRASFLERENAALRQQVAEMRKDCGRCKNILARYEAKYGPL from the exons ATGCCTGGCAAGGCTGCGGTGGCAGTGGCGCCTCAGCCCCGTGCCAACGTCGTGCGGGTGGCACCGCAGAAGTCGTTTCCGTTTGTTTTGAAGAAGATCATGGACATCCCCCCCCCGAACATCCTGGAGGAGGGGGACGACG AAATAGAGAAGGAGAAGCTCTGCTCAACTGAGGAAGTGGAAGGAGACGGGGCAGAGTCAGCCAGTGCTGGTGGAGGTtctcgaggaggaggagctggtggcggcggtggcggaggaggaggaggaggcgtgtCAGCCTCCCTGACCCCTGCCATTTGGGATAAGACCATTCCCTATGATGGGGAGACATTCCACCTGGAGTACATGGACCTGGACGAGTTCCTCCTGGAGAACGGCATCCCCGTCAGCCTGGAGAACGGCCTGCAGAAGACGCTGACCTCCGTGGAGGGCAAAGGCAAATCCAGCGCCAAGGTGGCTGCTCCTGCTGCCACTGTTGTTGCTgctactcctcctcctgctgctcctcctgctgctgctgctgcttctgcagctcctgctgctgcttcagcctcagcATCCTCCCCCTCTGCCTCCAGAGCCACCTCCACTGTCACCTCAGAACCAGAGGAAACGGTGACGATCACCACTTTACAACCAGCTAAactagaggaagaggaggaggaggaagaagaagaggaggaagaggaggaagaggaggaggaagaagaagatgaggaaggaCAAGAAGAGGAATCTCAGTTTGAGGAggcagaagagaaggagaagaaaccaG AGCGCAGCACGCCCTCCCCCATTGACCCAGATGCACTTGAGGTGGACATCAACTTCCAGCCGGACCCCACAGACCTGGTCCTGTCCAGCGTTCCGGGAGGAGAACTGTTCAACCCTCGCAAACACAAGTTCTCAGACCAGGAGCTGAAGCCGCAGCCGATGATCAAGAAGGCCAAGAAGGTGTTTGTTCCTGATGaacacaag gATGATAGGTACTGGTCCAGGAGAAAGAAGAACAACCTGGCGGCGAAGCGCTCCCGTGACGCGCGGCGGCTGAAGGAGAACCAGATCACGGTGCGCGCCTCCTTCCTGGAGCGGGAGAACGCGGCGCTGAGGCAGCAGGTGGCCGAGATGCGGAAGGACTGCGGCCGCTGCAAGAACATCCTGGCCCGGTACGAGGCGAAGTACGGCCCGCTGTAG